A genome region from Panacibacter microcysteis includes the following:
- a CDS encoding alpha-amylase family glycosyl hydrolase encodes MADLFNRVEWMYGSNIYEVNIRQYTPEGTFTAFEKHIPRLQDMGVKILWLMPVTPISKEKRQGTLGSYYACSSYTTINPEFGTLDDFKHLVHAAHNAGMKLIIDWVANHTGWDHHWSKEHPDWYLKDELGRFYDPNGWEDVIDLDYRNNDMRKALKDAMLYWIKECDIDGFRCDMAHLVPLDFWVDARLACDAVKPLFWLAECDVMEYHKVFDVSYAWEWMRITEEMVKRSLSLQTKRDVLLKYSQYPKGANKLFFTSNHDENSWNGTEYEKYGAAAKAMAVFTVTWPGMPLLYSGQELPNHKRLKFFEKDCIEWQPNILLHDFYKKLFHLLYVNPALHNHAQLYTLQTGADDKVLAYLLVSNASKVLVILNLSANDKVICAVQHELLHADYINLFSGLQHTLNNAERFELQAWEYVVYATDM; translated from the coding sequence AGGCACATTCACGGCATTTGAAAAACATATACCACGCTTACAGGATATGGGCGTAAAGATTTTATGGCTGATGCCTGTTACGCCCATCAGTAAAGAAAAAAGACAAGGCACGCTTGGCAGTTATTATGCATGCAGCAGTTACACAACCATCAATCCTGAATTTGGTACACTTGATGATTTTAAACATCTTGTACACGCTGCACACAATGCAGGTATGAAGCTGATCATAGACTGGGTGGCCAACCATACAGGCTGGGATCATCACTGGTCTAAAGAACACCCTGACTGGTATTTAAAAGATGAACTTGGCAGATTTTACGACCCTAATGGATGGGAAGATGTGATAGACCTTGATTACCGGAATAACGACATGCGTAAAGCGTTAAAAGATGCCATGCTTTACTGGATAAAAGAATGCGACATTGATGGCTTTCGATGCGATATGGCACACCTCGTACCGCTTGATTTCTGGGTTGATGCACGGCTTGCATGCGATGCTGTAAAACCATTGTTCTGGCTTGCGGAATGTGATGTAATGGAATACCATAAAGTATTTGATGTGTCTTATGCCTGGGAATGGATGCGCATTACCGAAGAAATGGTAAAAAGAAGTTTATCGCTGCAAACAAAACGCGATGTGTTGCTGAAATACTCCCAATACCCCAAAGGCGCCAATAAATTGTTTTTTACTTCTAACCATGATGAAAATAGCTGGAATGGCACAGAGTATGAAAAATATGGTGCTGCTGCAAAAGCCATGGCTGTTTTTACTGTAACGTGGCCCGGCATGCCGTTGCTGTACAGCGGCCAGGAATTACCCAACCACAAGCGGTTAAAATTCTTTGAGAAAGACTGCATAGAATGGCAACCCAATATACTGCTGCACGACTTTTACAAAAAACTCTTTCACCTGCTGTATGTTAACCCCGCATTGCACAACCATGCACAGCTATACACATTGCAAACCGGTGCCGATGATAAAGTGCTTGCTTACCTGCTTGTAAGCAATGCATCTAAAGTGCTTGTGATACTTAATTTATCGGCCAATGACAAAGTAATATGCGCAGTACAGCATGAATTATTGCATGCGGATTATATCAATCTCTTTTCTGGTTTGCAGCACACACTCAACAACGCAGAGCGGTTCGAACTGCAGGCATGGGAATATGTGGTATACGCTACCGATATGTAA